Below is a window of Deltaproteobacteria bacterium DNA.
GATAAAGGTCGAACAAGAATGTGAACGATCTGCGCGCATTCCCGTTTTTTCCCTAAAAATCACTGTATATTAACCGCATAGAAACATTGCACCTTTATCCCTGGGCCATGGAACCGGCCAGGAGGCACGATGAGCAGCAACACCCTGACGAAAGCCGAAATTGTGGACAACATCTATGAAAAATCCGACCGCAACCGGGCCGAGGTCAAGGCCCAGGTCGAGGCCATGCTTGATATCATGAAGGATGCCGTCAAAAAAGACCATTCCCTCCTGATCAGCGGATTCGGCAAGTTCGAAGCCTACGAAAAGGACGCGCGCAAGGGCCGCAATCCGCAAACCAGCGAATCCATCATTCTTTCCGAACGCAAGGTCGTGGTTTTCCGCATTTCGCGCAAGCTGCGGGCCGAGCTCAATCCGCAATAACAAAGCAATCCGGGCTTTCCCTGGTCAGGCGGACACGAACGGCCTCGGCCTCGCCCAGGCTGGAGAAAGCCCCGATCTGCACCCGCCAGAACGTTGTTCCGTTCAACTCTCCCACCGAGACCCTTGTCCCGGCAAATCCTCGCGCGATCAGCCGCGCCTTGAGCCTGCTGGCGTTCTCGGCCACGGCGAAAGCACCATATTGCACATAGAACGGCCCCTGATACCGAAGTTTTTGCCCGGCCACGGTTTCCAGATAGACCCTGGCCGTGCCCGGACCGACAACGCCCAGATAATCGGCCGCGGCGTAGGATAAATCAATGATGCGATTGTTGACGAAGGGCCCGCGATCATTGACCCGCACCTCGGCCCGGCGTCCGTTGTCCAGGTTCTGCACCAAGAGACGCGTCTGCATGGGCAAAATTCGATGCGCCGCCGTCATTTGATACATATCGTAGCGTTCACCGTTGGCCGTCTTCTTGCCGTGAAAGTTAGGGCCATACCAGGAGGCGACGCCGGTCTCGGAATATCCGTCCGCCGAGCCCAGTGGATAGTAGGTTTGTCCCAGGACCGTGTACGGCTTGTAGGTCCCGCCCTTCTTGGAGGGCTTCGATGTCGCGGGAGGCTTGGACGGTTCGTACACACCCGGAATGCGCGGCGCGCCACACCCGGTCAAGCCCAGGCAAAAAAGGGCCAAGGCCAATGCCATCAGCATCGCCCTGGCCAGCGAAGTGTTCGGATTCCGTGAAATCAAGCCCGGCCCTCCCCGCGCACGGTCAACAAAATATCCCCACCGGCCGAGGCCACAACCTCGCGCAGGGCTCCACAGTCCACATTCCCGCCGTTCCACCGGCAGGCATCCCCGAGCGCGCTGGCACCCTGGTCGTCCAGATATTGCGCCAAGGCGTCCGGGGAAACAACCACGCCCCGCGCGAAAACCGGGTCGCAGCAATCCACGGCCACGAAATTGAACATCTTGACCGTGGCCACGCCTTTCAGCTTGGAGTGATGGCGGTCCACCAAATCCGGCCGAAAGGCCCGAATCGGACTGGAACGGCGCAGGGCAATACCGCACAGCCCCGGCATGGTCCCGCTCATGCCCACCTGGTCGCCGTCCCCGACCATCTCGGATCGCCAGTCATCAACCGGCGC
It encodes the following:
- a CDS encoding integration host factor subunit alpha, whose translation is MSSNTLTKAEIVDNIYEKSDRNRAEVKAQVEAMLDIMKDAVKKDHSLLISGFGKFEAYEKDARKGRNPQTSESIILSERKVVVFRISRKLRAELNPQ
- a CDS encoding septal ring lytic transglycosylase RlpA family protein; the protein is MLMALALALFCLGLTGCGAPRIPGVYEPSKPPATSKPSKKGGTYKPYTVLGQTYYPLGSADGYSETGVASWYGPNFHGKKTANGERYDMYQMTAAHRILPMQTRLLVQNLDNGRRAEVRVNDRGPFVNNRIIDLSYAAADYLGVVGPGTARVYLETVAGQKLRYQGPFYVQYGAFAVAENASRLKARLIARGFAGTRVSVGELNGTTFWRVQIGAFSSLGEAEAVRVRLTRESPDCFVIAD